AATCAACTGTCTTGGCTCCATACGTAATAAGAATGATGTTGTTTTGGTTCTccaccaaaaataaaagtttggGTTCACTGAATAAAGATACAAATATTATTGGACTAATTAGCGCTCTTTCAGGATCCTATGTTCACTTATTGAGATGGTAGGTCTATACTGCTTGTTTTAAGTTTTTTTATGTAGATACTCTTGCCGTCATTTCTAAGTGTGATGTTATTCTTCCTGAATGCAGAGGCTACACATGCATATGCAGGTGTTGGTTTTCATAATAAAGATCTTTCTTATTTTTAGATTTAGATTAGACTTATATACTTTGTTTACGTTTTCACTGCACATTGTTTCATATAATTCCTCACACCGCATTTTTCTGTGTTGCTAACAATTGCTTTGTATTGCAAAAACTTTTTATTCACTTCTCAGCCTCCATATGTACAACGCAGCTACAGGTACTTCCTATGTTGGTAAGTTGTcattcttttctctctttttttaagaaaattctGCAAACTATATTATGCCTGTGCATTTTTCTATGCTTTGCAATGctatgatttgttttcctttggaATGGAACTCAAATTTGCTTAAATGTATGATCTGGAAATGCCATGTCTATGATTACCACGCACAAAAAACTGATTATCCTCCCAAAGGTCATCTAAAACAATTATAATCTTCTTACCAGGAAGTAGCTTTGTGAGGGAACTATGTACCACATGTCTTTCATTAGCCTGATTCTCTTTTTCAGATAGTTGTGAAATAATAGGCTCGTGAATTTTATTCAAGTCAAATCTTTGTGACACATGGACCCATGCTTTAGAGTAACATTTGAACTTTGGATCATTATGAATCAATCTTGCAAAAGTTGTCTTGCCAATGCCTCCAATACCATGTATGGgaaggatggaaatcttttttgATGAGCTCTCAAGTAAAGAAGTTATTATTTTCCCTTTTTCTTGTTCCCTCCCCACTATGAGTTCTTCTACTACATCTGTTGATGTTTCTCGTGCATCAATAAGTTCTAGCTTAGTGCAACTTGGGCTTGACAATAGATCAGTATTCTGGTGCTGAACTGTGATATCCTTTGATTCCTTTTTCATCTCTATACTGTTATTCTGCACTGTCATTTCAGAAAAACTTATGCTGCATCCTTTCTCGGCAAGCTGCAAAATTTCAATTAGTTTGAAGTTAGAGGAACAGGAATCAAATCCTAGAGTACAGCAAGCAGTGTTAAACTAgtatgcaaagtttagctttTCTGTCTGTGCACACAAAGTAAGTGATAAACCAATTTCCATCTAACAGAAACCACTTCGTAAAAGAAATAGTGCAGTGCATTGTTTGTTCTCCCAACATGCAGAAGAGCTTCATCTTTAATGCATTGCAGAAGAGCTTTCTCCTTATCTATCAATATGGTTCAAACAATGAATATCAGTTCTAGAGGCTCAAGAAACTTTATTAGGCTCTTGAATCATGTAGTGATCAACACTTTTTGAAAGAAATTACTAATATGCTAGGAGAACAAAACAAAGTGAACTGATTACATCATTGGACATATAGTAAGACTATGTCCCTGACATAGATACCCAGTATATATGCCTTTACAAATGATATTAATTACCTTGTCAATACCAATTTCAATCTCATTAAGCTTCTCGGTGATCTTCACTATGTCAGGCCTTTTCTGACTTTCTTTGTCCAAACATTTCAATGCTATCTGAGTGCATGCCTCAACTTGGCTGTAGTATGCTTCAAGCAGGGAATCACTACTACTGCAACTTTCCTGCAACTTGTTCGTCCAGATCTCTCGGACCTGATAAATCAAATTGTCAAGCAGGTAGATACTATTTCAATGTAAATATGACGTAGatttagataaaaaaaaatgGTCCTGATTTTAAGACGTATCATTTctcacttgatcaatgaactcaTTTGAAGACATGTCCGAACATTCAAGGTAGCCCAAATGAACTCATTTGAAGACATTTCTCACTTGATCAATGACTCATTTGAAGACATTTCTCACTTTATCGAAaccttacatttttatcttgtcactcacgtgcaatctcctctcttttttgcagcattaatcgggggcggcgtcgaaccatgtCGAAGGGTCGCTGGCATCGCACGTTGGGCCATCCCCACCTGGaccgtcgccgggatcgcacgctggggcgtcccacccctcacagtcgccgtgagccgccttcggagtcgtttttatgtattgaacttgtgaaattggaatagtgtgtacttttgaacgtgtggtttgtaatatattgtggattttGGACAAATTTGGTCATTtgtgatatataaatgtggtttgtgacatattggtgttgatttgtggtttgtgatatatatatatgctttgttgtttacatgaaaaagcaaaaaacaaaaaaaaaattagaggtggcttccccgagtgcctgtgctgtggcactcgggaaagagggattttttttaaaaaaaataaatttctttgccgagtgcctgagctgcggcactcggcaaagagtatttaaaaaaaaatctttcccgagtgttgcactcggggaagaaaataaaaaaaaacaaacagcgtcggccgtcggccaacggcatcaagtcttccccgagtgttagcacggcactcggcaaagccttccccgagtgcacgatTTTCGACACTCGGGGAAGGCGCCTTTCCCGTGAGAGGATTAGCCGGAGGCTCTTctccgagtgttgcactcggggaaggcttccccgagtgcaactgggccttccccgagtgcaactggcactcggggaagccagcagTTCCTGTAGTGATCCCCACGCTCATCGTCTCCTCACCGAGCGCCGCTCAGGCTGTGCTGTGCACGCAAGACCACATCTTCGCATCAAGGACCTACTCTCCTGTCACCGACATCCTCTTCTACGGATCCACTGACGTTGCCTTCTCGCCCTACAGCGAGCACTGGCGCCAGGTCAAGAAGATCGTCACCACGCACCTCcaaggttttcattatcggaaataaaaatttatcgaaataggataagcaagatatatcaaaaatatcggaccaaattcaaaaaaaattcaaattgttttgaaaaaattccgtagaatttgacttgaaactattcctaagctattaaacatcacttgttcacagataaaaacaagaataaaacattatagtgtgggaTTATCGCACAGCtgaatttgggttgtctgtgTAGAAGCAGGAAAAAAGGGAAAATTTTGGCcgatgtcaaattttatcggaccctgtggatagaaaggaaattttgaaaattttggtgaatttcggccgataaaaaaaacctACACCAACAAGAAGGTCTGGTCCTACCGCTACGCACGCGAGCATGAGGTAATAACCTTGCGTCAATTTCAACAATCACTAATATATTGTTCCATGGACCAAGATGATTGCCTGAAAATAATTCACAACAACAGGTGAGGCTGGTGGTCGCTAAGATTCACGAGGCAGCCACTGCAGGCACTGCTATCGACCTAAGCGGACTGCTCAAATCCTTCGCCAACGATGTCATGTGTCAAGCCGTATCTGGCAAGTTCTTCAGGGAGAAAGGCCATAATAAACTTTTCCAGGAACTCGTGGAGGCGAACTCGTCCctcctgggggggggggggggggggggggggggggtcaaccTAGAGGACTACTTCCCGGTGCTGGCGAAGCTGGACATCATCAAGAGGATGGTGTGTGCAAAGGCTCATAAGGTAAACAAGATGTGGGATGACTTGCTCAATACGCTCATCGATGTCTTGTTGTCTCTTCAACAAGAGTACAACCTCACGAGAGATCATATCAAGGCACAGCTGGTGGTAAATATGGATGTGGCCTCACCCACAACTTCTATATAATTAtacataattatatatatatgctgatTCTTATATATGTGTATCCATATGTATGTAGATCATGTTTGAAGCTGGCATAGATTCGGCATACATAGTGCTGGAATATGCGATGGCTCAGCTAATGCAAAACCCCTGCCTCATGAACAAGCTACAAACCGAGGTGAGAAGCACTATAACAAAGGGAAAAGAGATGGTTACCGAAGACGAGCTTAACAGTTTAGTGTACCTAAAGGCAGTCATCAAAGAGACACTCCGACTCCATATGCCAGCACCGCTCCTTGTGCCCCACCTCTCCTTGGCTGACTGCAACATAGAAGGATATACGATACCATCAGGAACACGTGCCATTGTCAATAGCTGGGCTCTTGCAAGGGATCCTAGCTATTGGGAGAAAGCAGAGGAGTTCATGCCTGAGCGGTTCATGGAAGGCGCTAGCACCAAAGCTATGGACAATAAGGGAAACGATTTCCAATACTTACCATTTGGAGCAGGGCGAAGGATATGCCCTGGTATAAACTTTGCAAGTTCCACTATCGAAGTCATGCTAACAAACCTTGTCTACCGCTTCAATTGGGAGCTACCTATGGAATTAATGAAGAAAGGCATAGATATGACTGAATCATTTGGGCTAACAGTGCATTGTACGAAGAAACTCCTCCTTGTCCCTATAGTTCCACAAGATTAATGCATTAGTCTATAGAGCCCTTTATGTACGCAATAGATCAAGGACTTGACTATGCAGTACCTATGGTAATTGCATCATACTTGTGGGTTTGGACTTGTTGTTAAGCACGTATACTAAATAAAAAAAACATGCATTGCACATTACTAAAGGAAGCATTTTCGGATACTGGCATTTTCTATTAATAGAGGTGAACAGTGCGTCCGCCTCAGGTAATTGGTCAAGGTTAATCGGCCACTTCCAGAGGCGGTCCACCTCTGTAAATTGATTAACAGATGTCCCGCCTCTGTTAATGTCATTTAACACCTACTACTTAGCCAAAACACATCTCTAGCACTACACACTCACTCATTTATGACTATATATAGGATGCTATATTTTTATATTAACAGTTCGTAATCTTATATTAAATATTTTGGCTACTAAATAAACTTAAATGAAAAAAGATTCAACTAGAAAGTATTAAATCTTTCCAAGCATTACAACTTGGTACAGGATTTGTCTCCATTAAAGATtgtttgaaaaaataaaaaattttgacTCTCAAAATATGTaacttaaaataaatatttgagaCACTAAAAAACTTTAAATCAAAACCCTATGAACATCAAACATGTAGATCAAGTTAGCCACTACAACGCTGGTAGTCCATTCTAAAGTGTAAGCTGTTTTgccttttttagatacatagcttttccAATGCACTTAGATATGCACTATGATGGATACAAAgtaaaaagcaatgtatctaaaaaCAAAAACATCTTATAAGTTGAAATAGATGGAGTATTAATTGTGTGAACATTCAAGATCGTTtagaaattctaaattttgaactttaaaatatgtgaatttaaaagatatatttgggactctaaacgactttaaataaaaaaatcgtctacaaagttgtagattataTTGAAAACTCGAACTTTGGTCTAGACCATATCAACGTCTGAGGttgtttaaaaattttaaattttaaaatttgtgaACTTAAAATAATACTTTGGGACTCCAAACAATTTCAATCAAAAACttctcaactataaagttgtagatcgtgTCAAAAGGGTTACAATTTTGTTACAAAACTTGGCTTTATCTAAGTTCAAATGAAAaggttatgaattatttttggaTAAAACTATTTTAGAGACG
This DNA window, taken from Miscanthus floridulus cultivar M001 chromosome 13, ASM1932011v1, whole genome shotgun sequence, encodes the following:
- the LOC136501513 gene encoding uncharacterized protein, which translates into the protein MDILDKDLSLHMYNAATGTSYVGNHYYCNFPATCSSRSLGPDKSNCQAALIGGGVEPCRRVAGIARWAIPTWTVAGIARWGVPPLTVAVSRLRSRFYVLNL